From a region of the Deltaproteobacteria bacterium genome:
- a CDS encoding amidohydrolase family protein, which translates to MSYDLLIEDARICDGTGTATFHGSVAVKDGKIVEVGEVSGSATRIVSADGLVLAPGFIDIHTHYDAQVSWDPLLTCSGWHGVTSVLMGNCGVGVAPCRPHEKDIVSWDLVNVEAMPQDVLLNGVAWDEWESFPQYMAAIQRRGVALNAGFLVPLSSFRYFVMGAEASEREATAAELERMTALFRQAMEAGAYGFSLSLLNQHIGYQGKPLASRLATKTELCALGRVMRELGRGVIEIALTRSVSVMSEEELDLLVAVATESQRPVTWLGLLGRSDMPGVCRKTLDRIEPLLRQGLRIPPQVTPRPIQQYYTLKVPFIFASFASWRDAFNRPVAEQIALYRKPEFRETFRKELKVGGAIFTNQWDCVQVVRVEQERNKQYLNKSIAEIAAQWERDPVDTILDLAIDENLEMGITLSVINTNPDEVRELITHPGVLIGLSDAGAHVDQHCDAGVPTYLLSEWVRKRQALTLEEGVRRLTSEPAEFLGQAKKGRIAQGMDADLVLFDPDTVGVYPPEWVNDLPGGKPRLIERSQGVCHTIIGGDIIFSDGVYQGGLPGKIMKPVAA; encoded by the coding sequence ATGAGTTACGACCTGTTGATCGAAGATGCGCGTATCTGTGACGGAACGGGTACGGCGACGTTTCACGGTTCGGTGGCAGTGAAAGACGGCAAGATCGTCGAGGTTGGGGAGGTCTCGGGATCGGCTACTCGCATCGTTTCTGCCGACGGCTTGGTGCTGGCCCCGGGGTTTATCGACATTCACACGCACTATGACGCGCAGGTGTCATGGGACCCGCTGCTGACGTGCTCCGGCTGGCATGGGGTGACGAGTGTGCTCATGGGCAATTGCGGTGTCGGTGTTGCGCCTTGTCGCCCGCACGAAAAAGACATCGTCTCTTGGGATTTGGTGAACGTGGAAGCGATGCCGCAGGATGTTCTGCTCAATGGCGTGGCCTGGGACGAGTGGGAGAGTTTCCCCCAATACATGGCGGCGATTCAGCGACGCGGCGTGGCGCTCAATGCCGGATTCCTCGTGCCGCTCTCGAGTTTTCGCTACTTCGTGATGGGTGCGGAAGCGTCGGAGCGCGAGGCAACCGCAGCCGAACTCGAACGCATGACTGCGCTGTTTCGTCAGGCGATGGAAGCCGGAGCCTATGGCTTTTCGTTGAGCCTGCTCAATCAGCACATCGGCTATCAAGGGAAGCCGCTAGCCAGCCGCTTGGCGACGAAAACAGAACTGTGTGCACTTGGGCGCGTGATGCGTGAACTCGGGCGCGGTGTGATCGAGATTGCCCTGACTCGTAGCGTCAGCGTGATGAGTGAAGAGGAGCTTGATCTGCTGGTGGCGGTAGCAACGGAGAGTCAGCGACCGGTGACGTGGCTGGGGCTACTGGGACGTTCCGACATGCCCGGCGTCTGCCGTAAAACCTTGGACCGTATAGAGCCGTTGTTGCGGCAAGGGCTGCGCATTCCGCCGCAAGTGACGCCGCGACCGATCCAACAGTATTACACCCTCAAGGTGCCCTTCATTTTTGCGAGCTTCGCTTCGTGGCGGGACGCTTTCAACCGCCCAGTGGCTGAGCAAATTGCCCTCTATCGTAAGCCGGAGTTCCGCGAAACCTTCCGCAAAGAACTGAAAGTCGGCGGCGCGATTTTTACCAATCAGTGGGACTGCGTGCAGGTCGTGCGTGTCGAGCAGGAGCGCAACAAGCAGTACCTCAACAAGAGTATTGCTGAGATCGCCGCGCAGTGGGAACGTGACCCAGTCGATACGATTCTGGACCTCGCCATCGACGAAAATCTGGAGATGGGCATCACGCTGTCTGTCATCAATACCAACCCGGACGAGGTGCGAGAGTTGATTACCCATCCCGGTGTGCTTATTGGCTTGTCCGATGCTGGCGCACATGTCGATCAGCATTGCGATGCCGGGGTGCCGACCTACTTGCTTAGCGAATGGGTGCGTAAGCGACAGGCGCTGACCCTGGAAGAAGGGGTGCGACGACTCACGTCGGAGCCCGCCGAGTTCCTCGGACAGGCTAAGAAAGGGCGTATCGCTCAAGGCATGGACGCGGACTTGGTGCTGTTCGATCCGGACACCGTGGGGGTATATCCACCGGAGTGGGTGAACGATCTCCCCGGCGGGAAGCCTCGACTCATCGAGCGCTCCCAAGGCGTGTGTCACACGATCATCGGCGGCGACATCATTTTTTCCGACGGGGTCTATCAAGGCGGCCTGCCAGGGAAAATTATGAAGCCGGTAGCTGCGTAG
- a CDS encoding TetR/AcrR family transcriptional regulator encodes MKAQVLRKKRKLTSQVADEKRLLEGKERIAAAAAGLFLNGGYHSTSVREIALKAGLSVGSVFNYFTSKEEILFFLFSRNQERAEATLREQRAEFERLKGQGVDPKDLLWLAYESYARLIDEMRRYTVLGYQELKSLTVAEQRRILEGEERLQQFLEEVLSYGVEKGAFPAGDSNLKAHCLMVLAQSWAVRHWALKHFAKIDDYLGALKKIALGIAEERTFGPNGIAMIAADVNGYDFEKSEV; translated from the coding sequence TTGAAGGCTCAGGTGCTGCGCAAAAAACGAAAGCTGACTTCTCAGGTCGCCGACGAAAAGCGTTTGCTGGAAGGCAAGGAGCGAATCGCGGCTGCCGCCGCCGGGCTTTTCCTCAATGGCGGCTACCACAGCACCAGCGTGCGAGAGATTGCTTTGAAAGCCGGGCTCAGCGTCGGCTCTGTCTTCAACTACTTCACCAGCAAAGAAGAAATTCTCTTCTTCCTCTTTTCTCGCAATCAAGAACGCGCGGAAGCGACGCTGCGCGAACAGCGCGCTGAGTTCGAGCGCCTCAAGGGCCAAGGCGTTGACCCTAAAGACTTGCTCTGGCTGGCCTACGAATCCTATGCTCGGCTCATCGATGAAATGCGCCGCTACACCGTGCTTGGTTACCAAGAACTGAAGTCGCTGACTGTGGCGGAGCAGCGCCGCATCTTGGAAGGCGAGGAGCGCCTCCAGCAATTTCTCGAGGAAGTGCTGTCCTACGGAGTCGAGAAAGGTGCCTTCCCGGCGGGAGATAGCAATCTGAAAGCCCACTGTCTCATGGTATTGGCGCAGTCTTGGGCGGTGCGTCATTGGGCGCTCAAGCATTTCGCAAAGATCGATGACTACCTGGGGGCGTTGAAAAAAATCGCGCTGGGCATCGCAGAGGAACGTACCTTCGGTCCGAATGGGATTGCGATGATCGCGGCGGACGTGAATGGCTACGACTTCGAGAAATCCGAGGTGTGA